The stretch of DNA GAATGGTACGCCTCACGATCATGATAGCATCATGAAGCGATCGTTCCGTTTCCTCCAGAAACTGTTCAGCTCCACCGCGAAGAATTATAGTGCAAGTCTTCGCATTCGGACAGCCTTGGAAGATATTGAAACGCTCACATCCAACCTGTCGCTCTTCGAAATGTGCACAATTTCCCAACACTTTGTCATCGATATCTTGGACGGTTGTCATTACTGCTCCACCACAGGCTTTCAAGGTGCGTTTCAGATCTTCTTCCTGGACGCGTCCAGCGCAAAACATATCTCTATCAGCAAAATATTGTGTCGCTACATCACCAATAGGCAGCTTAGAAAGAACAACTTGGGCACCGGATTTGTGGATTTTTTCTAACTTGTCATACAGAATTTGCCATTCAGCATCTACTATTTTTTGGTATTCCTTGACATTGTCTACCCGTACTTCAGCGTTGTCGCGTTCGGCTTTCAGTTCCAATTCAATATTCAATAGAGCGATTTTTACATTATCGTAAGATTTAGGCTGCATTTCAAACCCAGCGTAAGAAAAGGTCTTTTTGAATGCTACTCCGTCAATAAGCTGGGACTCTTCTAAAGCACCTCCAGTGACCTTTTTGATACCAATCATGTTCAATGGAAGAAGAACATCCAATGTAGTCACAGCATCAACAACCATCTTCGAGAAAAAGTCTTTCTGTTGGTGAATCAATTTTGAATTCATCGCTGTGGCTGCACATTTCTCCAATAACGCGCGGTGTTTCTCATTATCatgtttttcgattttgaaTGCAAGCTCATTGATTCTTGCAATGCAAAGCGTAAGTGCTTTACGTACCGCTTTGATGATGATTCTCGGGTGAACGCCTTCTTCAACAAATGGTTTCAGCTGCTTCAGGAATTCTCCCGCCAACAGAACCACGCTTGTTGTTCCATCTCCAACTTCCGCATCTTGTGATTTCGCAATATCAACTAAGGTTTTTGCCGCCGGATGGACAATGTCCAACAGCTTCATGATGGTTGCTCCATCGTTAGAGATCGTTGCTTTTCCGTTCTTGTCCACAATCAGCTTATCCATTCCTCGTGGACCCAAAGTAGTGcgaacctaacaaaaaaaaaataacatggaaTTTGTTAAATTACTTGTAGATAAGAAAATGATAACCATACAAGTTCAATGTTCCGAAAATTTCTCTTTTATGTTTAGAAACTAAAGATTTAGTATGAATGAAGATCACATATGTGTCTAATTTTTAGATGTTTTACTTGTTTTAAAATTATTATGTGAcgtaaacagaaaaaaaataaataaatgttacGTCAGTTCTGTAA from Toxorhynchites rutilus septentrionalis strain SRP chromosome 3, ASM2978413v1, whole genome shotgun sequence encodes:
- the LOC129775680 gene encoding T-complex protein 1 subunit eta, producing the protein MQPQIVLLKEGTDTSQGKPQLISNINACQSIVDAVRTTLGPRGMDKLIVDKNGKATISNDGATIMKLLDIVHPAAKTLVDIAKSQDAEVGDGTTSVVLLAGEFLKQLKPFVEEGVHPRIIIKAVRKALTLCIARINELAFKIEKHDNEKHRALLEKCAATAMNSKLIHQQKDFFSKMVVDAVTTLDVLLPLNMIGIKKVTGGALEESQLIDGVAFKKTFSYAGFEMQPKSYDNVKIALLNIELELKAERDNAEVRVDNVKEYQKIVDAEWQILYDKLEKIHKSGAQVVLSKLPIGDVATQYFADRDMFCAGRVQEEDLKRTLKACGGAVMTTVQDIDDKVLGNCAHFEERQVGCERFNIFQGCPNAKTCTIILRGGAEQFLEETERSLHDAIMIVRRTIRNDSVVAGGGAIEMELSKMLRDYSRTIAGKEQLLVGAIAKALEVIPRQLCDNAGFDATNILNKLRQKHAQDCQWYGVDILKEHIADNFEAFVWEPSVIKINALTAACEATCMILSVDETIKSPKSGGGEMPQAPMGRGMGRPF